The nucleotide window CCTCGCCCACGCCAAGACCGACCGCATCCTGGGGGTGCATGGGATCGGGGCCCGGGTGGGGGATGTGTTGGCCGAAGCCGCCTTGGCCATCTTCTTCAAGGCCAGCGCTGAGGATCTGGGCCGGGCCCCCCACGCCCACCCCTCCCTTTCCGAGATCCTCAAGGAAGCGGCCTTGGCCGCTTGGGAGAAGCCCATCCACCTCTAGGGGGAGAGGCTCAGGGAAAAACGGTAGGGCCCGAGGCTCCAGGTGCCCAAGGCGTAGGCCAGGGGCATCTGGAGCCTCAAACCCCTTTCCCGGTCCTGAAGGGAGAGGAGGAGGCGCTCTGGGGAGGCGGGAAGGGGAAGGGAAACCCGCCCCTCGTTATCGGTGAGACGGATAACCGATGGCGCGGAGGGCAGGCGGTTGGGGGCTAGGGGTTGGAGGATCACCAGGATTCCCGAAGCGGGCTTTTCCTCAAAGAAAACCTCCACCCGCAAGACCGAGGCGGCGAAGGGCTCCCCGGGGGGCTTGGGCTTAGGAACCGGGATCCCTGGGGCCTGGGCTAGGCTCAGGGGCCAGGCGAGGAATAGGAGGAGTGGGAGGAGAAGGGTTGCCATGGGGGTCCAGGGGCCCACCATCCCTAACGGCCCAAGAGGATGTCCAGGCTGGCTTTGGCATCCAGCAAGCCATAGCCGTACTGGCCTCCGGCCGCGTAATCCGGTTTGGCAGCCTGCCCTGTCAATCGGGCGTTGGCTCCTTGCACCAGGGCTTGACGGATCTCCTCAGGGGTGGCCTGGGGTTTGGCGGAGAGGAGGAGGGCCACCACGCCTGTGACGTGGGGCGAAGCCATGGAGGTCCCCTGGAGGAAGGCGTAGGGGTTAGAGGGGTTCTGCGCCACGGGCACGGAGGAGAGGATGGCGGCCCCCGGTGCCACCACGGTGACATAGGGTCCGGTGCTGGAGAAGCCTGCCCGGCGGTTGTCGTTGCTGCTAGCCCCCACCCCGATCACCCCCGGAAGCTGGGTACTGAAGTAAACGGGGTACGAGGGCCGGTTACCCGTGCGGTAGGAGTTGCCCGAGCTGAAGACGTAGACCACCCCCTTCTTGGTACCATACTCCAGGACGTCTTGGAAGGCCCGGCTACGGGCTCCCGAGCCCCAGGAGTTGTTCACCACCTTGGCCCCGCAGTCCGCGGCGTACTTGAGGGCCCGCACCAGCATGAAGTTGGTGCCGCCAAAATAGCCCAGGCCCCTAAGGACCATGATCTTGGCCTCAGGGGCTACACCCACCACACCGATGCCATTGGCGGGAGCGGCGATGGTGCCCGCCACGTGGGTGCCGTGGCCGCCCGAGTCGGAGGGGTCGGGGTCATCGTCCACGAAGTCATAGCCATGGGTTCCTGGACAGGTCTGGCTGTTGGGGTTGGGGTTTTGCCAGAGGTTGGCGGCAAGGTCCGGGTGGCCCAGGTCCACCCCCTCGTCCACCACCGCCACCACCACCCCCTGGCCCCGGTAGCCTTGGTTCCACACCTCAGGGGCTCGGATTCGGTATAGGCCCCAAAGATAGGGTACGTTTTGGTACTGGGTGCCGTCGGGACCCGTGGCCGCCAGAGGG belongs to Thermus albus and includes:
- a CDS encoding S8 family peptidase, coding for MRVGKFLIPLALALAACNQQPQGQAPDNHNPPLVQIGGEPAVAGEILVKYRPGLSPQGLRALGQSQRLEALSEPTWGELVRVRVPVGQEEAYAAAYEAQPEVEYVEPNYWVANPAREVLSTLTLPGRSQGLQTQAYSDGVTDPYFVQVPPGDPLAATGPDGTQYQNVPYLWGLYRIRAPEVWNQGYRGQGVVVAVVDEGVDLGHPDLAANLWQNPNPNSQTCPGTHGYDFVDDDPDPSDSGGHGTHVAGTIAAPANGIGVVGVAPEAKIMVLRGLGYFGGTNFMLVRALKYAADCGAKVVNNSWGSGARSRAFQDVLEYGTKKGVVYVFSSGNSYRTGNRPSYPVYFSTQLPGVIGVGASSNDNRRAGFSSTGPYVTVVAPGAAILSSVPVAQNPSNPYAFLQGTSMASPHVTGVVALLLSAKPQATPEEIRQALVQGANARLTGQAAKPDYAAGGQYGYGLLDAKASLDILLGR